The proteins below are encoded in one region of Flavobacterium sp. IMCC34852:
- a CDS encoding nitric oxide reductase activation protein NorD encodes MDIDELLFGTVSKYFKKRNKNKILLDNNAIFLKDIKPRLTILARAITGNAIELFPAEREGGYKNNNFFLPIYFNEFATKEANLGFYFFRILFLSVQSELKINLTLDEVLSEQNKKDILTLLFQKYPNSKVIYQNLKSHFEAKTTPKNTADYSWIYGKLMQNDNEENTQTTIENFSDLVKKSNSEQITTTLQAKAVEEITTVEIDKKQQEDYVLLHSFEKVETAEEFNGNWRDFDGSDDLEKHENAIEDLNMKFTVRVDDTAHSVYQAEFTENTSISESAEIDSNGFHLTYDEWDFEKRKYKDHFCKVYPKIQLKIDSKYYQNTILKNNSTLLNLRKILTNLNNKMQQQKRQTQGEEFDIDAITDLYVDVHSKKTPSDKIYLSNRKKEKNLSILLLLDISLSSDSYAAGNRVIDVEKQVSILFGEILNEFNIDFSIDSFYSKTRNFSTYLTVKDFDENWAIAKNKVGAIEPSGYTRIGAALRHAGARLDTRNTKNKWIILISDGKPNDYDKYEGKYGINDVKQALRELNQRDISSYALAIEAQAKYYLPQMFGQNHYQILTTPTELLQSMVKLYEKIKQN; translated from the coding sequence ATGGATATAGACGAGCTACTTTTTGGAACCGTTTCTAAATATTTCAAAAAAAGAAATAAGAATAAAATTCTGTTAGATAATAATGCTATTTTCTTAAAGGATATTAAACCTCGTTTGACCATTTTAGCAAGAGCAATTACAGGAAATGCCATTGAACTTTTTCCTGCTGAACGAGAAGGTGGTTATAAAAATAACAATTTTTTTCTTCCTATTTATTTTAATGAATTTGCTACAAAAGAAGCCAATTTAGGTTTTTATTTTTTTAGAATATTATTTCTAAGTGTTCAATCTGAATTAAAAATAAATTTAACATTAGATGAAGTTTTGTCTGAACAAAATAAGAAGGATATTTTAACCTTATTGTTTCAAAAATATCCCAATTCAAAAGTTATTTATCAAAACTTAAAATCGCATTTTGAAGCTAAAACAACTCCAAAAAACACAGCCGATTATTCATGGATTTATGGCAAGTTGATGCAAAATGATAATGAAGAAAACACTCAAACAACAATAGAAAATTTTTCGGATTTAGTAAAAAAATCTAATTCAGAACAAATTACTACAACATTGCAAGCAAAAGCTGTTGAAGAAATAACTACCGTTGAAATAGATAAAAAACAACAAGAAGATTATGTATTGCTTCATAGCTTTGAGAAAGTAGAAACTGCCGAAGAGTTCAATGGAAACTGGCGTGATTTTGATGGTTCCGACGATTTAGAAAAACACGAAAACGCTATTGAAGATCTTAATATGAAATTCACTGTTCGTGTTGACGATACTGCTCATTCTGTTTATCAAGCGGAATTTACTGAAAACACTTCAATCTCTGAAAGTGCCGAAATCGATTCTAATGGTTTTCATTTAACTTATGACGAATGGGATTTCGAAAAAAGAAAATACAAAGACCATTTCTGTAAAGTATATCCAAAAATTCAACTAAAAATAGATTCCAAATACTATCAAAATACAATATTAAAGAACAATTCAACACTATTAAATTTAAGAAAAATTTTGACCAATTTGAACAACAAAATGCAACAGCAAAAACGTCAAACCCAAGGCGAAGAATTTGATATTGATGCTATTACAGATTTATACGTAGATGTTCATTCGAAAAAAACACCTTCCGATAAAATTTATCTTTCCAACCGGAAAAAAGAAAAAAATTTGTCCATTTTATTACTCTTAGACATTAGTTTATCAAGTGATAGTTATGCAGCTGGAAACCGAGTAATTGATGTTGAAAAACAAGTTTCTATTTTGTTTGGCGAAATATTAAACGAATTCAATATCGACTTTTCAATTGATAGTTTTTACTCCAAAACACGAAATTTTTCGACCTATTTAACTGTTAAAGATTTTGATGAAAATTGGGCTATTGCCAAAAATAAAGTAGGTGCAATTGAACCATCTGGCTATACAAGAATTGGTGCTGCATTGCGTCATGCAGGCGCAAGATTAGACACTCGAAATACCAAAAATAAATGGATCATTCTAATTTCTGATGGTAAACCAAACGACTATGATAAGTATGAAGGCAAATATGGAATTAACGATGTGAAACAAGCCTTACGAGAATTAAATCAAAGAGATATTAGTTCCTATGCCTTGGCAATTGAAGCACAAGCTAAATATTATTTACCTCAAATGTTTGGACAAAATCACTATCAAATTCTAACAACACCAACAGAATTACTACAATCAATGGTAAAGTTGTACGAAAAAATAAAACAAAATTAA
- a CDS encoding PAS domain-containing protein, whose protein sequence is MTSEFQNKKLEKGHPIQNYLDETLLIHSITDDLIHVDINNDFQKFYNLFNQLATIEKRFERKENQLFPFLEQKDWTGPSRNMWSFHDIIRQIFRIVRQNIEDKNLISAKHNTELAIQNINRLLEVEEIVLFLNALEILSDDDWKLMRRGEDEIGWMLADVPPNYPNEPEYIHPSQDTERRTEVVFDEKAAHYDEGYMTVEQANLLFKTLPIDLTYVDENDKVIFYNRGEERVFPRSAGIIGREVRFCHPPKSVDTVLKILEAFRKGEQNEASFWINYKDRLIYIRYFAVRNSEKEYKGVIEMSQDITDIKQVDGEKRLLEWK, encoded by the coding sequence ATGACATCAGAATTCCAAAATAAAAAATTAGAAAAAGGACATCCAATTCAAAATTATTTAGATGAAACACTTCTAATTCATTCTATTACAGATGACCTTATTCACGTTGACATCAATAATGACTTTCAGAAGTTTTATAATTTATTCAACCAACTGGCAACAATTGAAAAGCGTTTTGAACGTAAAGAAAATCAACTTTTCCCATTTCTTGAACAAAAAGATTGGACTGGACCATCACGAAATATGTGGTCTTTTCATGATATTATTAGACAAATCTTTAGAATTGTTAGACAAAACATTGAAGACAAAAATTTGATTTCAGCAAAACACAATACCGAATTAGCAATACAAAACATAAATAGATTATTGGAAGTGGAAGAAATCGTTTTATTTCTTAATGCATTAGAAATTTTATCTGATGATGACTGGAAGTTAATGCGAAGAGGGGAAGATGAAATTGGTTGGATGTTAGCCGATGTTCCACCAAACTATCCAAACGAACCTGAGTACATTCATCCATCACAAGATACTGAAAGAAGAACTGAAGTCGTTTTTGATGAAAAAGCAGCACATTATGATGAAGGATATATGACTGTAGAACAAGCAAACTTACTTTTTAAAACTTTACCTATTGATTTAACCTATGTAGATGAAAATGATAAGGTGATTTTTTATAACCGAGGTGAAGAAAGAGTTTTCCCAAGAAGTGCTGGGATTATTGGAAGAGAAGTTCGCTTTTGTCACCCACCAAAAAGTGTTGATACTGTTTTAAAAATTTTAGAAGCTTTCAGAAAAGGAGAACAAAACGAAGCTTCTTTTTGGATAAACTATAAAGATCGATTAATATACATCCGTTATTTTGCTGTGCGAAATTCAGAAAAAGAATATAAAGGAGTCATTGAAATGTCGCAAGACATAACTGATATTAAACAAGTTGATGGCGAAAAAAGATTATTAGAATGGAAATAA
- a CDS encoding cytochrome c oxidase subunit 3, with product MEIKPLKINYKNFYYPPGGILMLIIIFLELFTFGMALVALAFSSKENPQLFHESSLHLNRTFGTINTFLLLASGFFIANAVHNFKENNFEKASFQFKITMVGGLLFIVLKSVEYYIKIEAGYLLDTNSFFTFYWLLTGFHIIHVVVGLVILFVLNRNITKTSIEDVEASAAFWHMCDLIWLLLFPVLYLIF from the coding sequence ATGGAAATAAAACCCCTAAAAATAAATTACAAAAATTTTTACTATCCACCAGGAGGAATCTTGATGTTGATAATTATTTTTTTAGAGCTTTTTACCTTCGGAATGGCACTTGTTGCGTTGGCTTTTAGTTCCAAAGAGAATCCGCAACTTTTTCACGAATCTAGTTTGCATCTCAATAGAACTTTTGGAACTATTAATACATTTTTATTACTTGCAAGTGGTTTTTTTATTGCAAATGCGGTTCATAATTTCAAAGAAAATAATTTTGAAAAAGCTTCTTTTCAGTTCAAAATTACAATGGTTGGAGGTTTGCTTTTTATTGTATTAAAAAGTGTTGAATATTATATAAAAATTGAAGCTGGTTATTTGTTAGATACCAATAGTTTCTTTACATTTTATTGGCTTTTAACTGGGTTTCATATAATTCATGTTGTGGTTGGCTTGGTCATATTATTTGTTTTAAACCGAAATATTACAAAAACATCCATAGAAGATGTTGAAGCTTCTGCCGCTTTTTGGCACATGTGTGATTTGATTTGGCTATTGTTATTTCCTGTTTTATACCTTATTTTTTAA
- a CDS encoding cytochrome C oxidase subunit IV family protein encodes MKKELTYTFALLLLLTFATFLIVNLPLDSFIKKCLILALFSVKFLLVAFQFMELKKAHSFWKISTITILIIINLIIIIS; translated from the coding sequence ATGAAAAAGGAACTAACATATACGTTCGCATTATTACTATTGTTGACATTTGCTACTTTTTTAATAGTCAATCTTCCCTTAGATTCTTTCATAAAAAAATGCTTAATTCTAGCACTATTTTCTGTTAAGTTTTTATTAGTTGCATTTCAGTTTATGGAACTTAAAAAAGCGCATTCTTTTTGGAAAATTTCAACAATAACAATTTTAATCATTATCAATTTAATCATAATTATTTCATAA
- a CDS encoding helix-turn-helix domain-containing protein has translation MMDFSSNNWLAMSDAALVETIGAFVKHHRLLQNKTQQQLATEAGINRSTITQIEKGEKITLQSLLQVLRVLNLLYIMDVFKVQEQVSPLQLAKLEQNKRQRARGKNNSNDNKSDW, from the coding sequence ATGATGGATTTTTCAAGCAATAATTGGTTAGCAATGAGTGATGCCGCTTTAGTAGAAACTATTGGGGCTTTTGTAAAACATCATCGTTTGTTACAAAATAAAACCCAACAGCAACTGGCAACAGAAGCAGGCATCAACCGTTCAACCATAACCCAAATCGAAAAAGGAGAGAAAATAACACTGCAATCCCTACTGCAAGTCCTCAGAGTCTTAAATCTACTCTACATCATGGACGTGTTTAAAGTGCAAGAACAAGTTAGTCCATTGCAGTTGGCCAAATTGGAACAAAACAAAAGACAAAGGGCTAGAGGCAAAAATAATTCTAACGACAATAAATCCGACTGGTAA
- a CDS encoding type II toxin-antitoxin system HipA family toxin: protein MITTAFINLWNERVGAVAWDANTQTANFEYDPKFIANNWEVAPLKMPLNQASRIFSFPDLVRNATFKGLPGLLADVMPDKYGNQLINAWLAQNGRPENSLNPVELLCFIGTRGMGALEFEPVNFKSNQTAFTIEMDNLVKITQEVVNNRNDFETNLNNDEQKALMDILKIGTSAGGARPKAIIAYNEKTGVIKSGQAKAPKGFNHWLIKLDGVSDSQFGASTGYGRVEMAYYLMAKACKIEMTACRLLEENGRAHFMTQRFDREDGDIKHHIQTFCAMQHFDFNNVNSYSYEQLFQTMRLLRLPYPQAEQMFRRMVFNVMARNCDDHTKNFAFRMKKDQAWELAPAYDICHAYRPGSEWVSQHALSINGKRSNIMKEDMLTVAKSMNIKKASDIIQQTSDVIKNWASFAEETKVTPKLREAIGATLITLD, encoded by the coding sequence ATGATTACAACCGCCTTTATAAATCTTTGGAATGAACGGGTGGGCGCTGTAGCATGGGATGCCAACACCCAAACGGCCAACTTCGAATATGATCCAAAATTCATAGCAAACAATTGGGAAGTGGCTCCTTTAAAAATGCCATTAAACCAAGCAAGCCGAATTTTTTCCTTCCCTGATTTAGTTAGAAATGCAACCTTCAAAGGATTACCGGGATTACTCGCCGATGTAATGCCCGACAAATATGGGAATCAATTAATAAATGCATGGTTAGCACAAAATGGCCGTCCGGAAAACAGTTTAAATCCGGTGGAGTTATTGTGTTTTATTGGTACGCGTGGGATGGGTGCTTTAGAGTTTGAACCGGTAAACTTCAAATCCAATCAAACTGCCTTCACTATCGAAATGGACAACTTGGTCAAAATAACACAAGAAGTGGTCAACAACCGGAATGATTTTGAAACCAACCTGAACAACGATGAACAAAAAGCGTTAATGGACATCCTGAAAATTGGAACTTCTGCCGGTGGTGCTCGGCCAAAAGCCATTATTGCCTACAATGAAAAAACGGGAGTAATCAAATCAGGGCAAGCAAAAGCACCCAAAGGATTCAACCATTGGTTAATCAAATTAGATGGTGTAAGCGATAGTCAATTTGGCGCTTCAACAGGATATGGTCGCGTAGAAATGGCCTATTATCTTATGGCCAAAGCCTGCAAAATTGAAATGACAGCCTGCCGATTGTTAGAAGAAAATGGTAGAGCACACTTCATGACACAACGTTTTGACCGTGAAGACGGCGATATAAAACACCACATTCAAACCTTTTGTGCCATGCAACACTTTGACTTCAACAATGTAAATAGCTACAGCTACGAACAACTGTTCCAAACCATGCGACTGTTGCGACTTCCCTATCCTCAAGCCGAACAAATGTTCCGCAGAATGGTCTTTAATGTTATGGCACGCAACTGCGATGACCATACCAAAAATTTTGCTTTTCGTATGAAAAAAGACCAAGCTTGGGAATTAGCTCCAGCCTATGACATTTGCCACGCCTACAGACCGGGTAGCGAATGGGTAAGTCAACATGCCTTGAGCATTAACGGGAAAAGAAGTAATATTATGAAAGAGGATATGTTGACTGTGGCTAAATCAATGAATATTAAAAAAGCGTCTGATATCATTCAGCAAACCAGTGATGTTATAAAAAATTGGGCTTCTTTTGCAGAAGAAACCAAAGTGACCCCTAAACTGAGAGAAGCTATTGGAGCTACTTTGATAACTTTAGATTAG
- a CDS encoding endonuclease/exonuclease/phosphatase family protein, whose protein sequence is MKIKLLFLHLILGIFANAQVKILTWNVENLGSSKSDSTITYIANTVKDFDIVALQEVVAGYGGAQAVAKLADELNRKGAKWDYAISDPTSSSAYKTERYAFLWKTAKVRLVNKPWLEEKFSLLIDREPYYATFEYNKRQFTLANFHAITKSKQPETEIKHFKNLPLQYPNLNIVFVGDFNCPQSHTVFNPLKKMGYKPAFENQKTSLKKSCENNNCLSNEFDNLWYNSTKIAVKNPKAIHFYKDFNDFAKAKAVSDHIPLSLELEIK, encoded by the coding sequence ATGAAAATCAAATTACTATTTCTTCACCTTATACTCGGGATTTTTGCAAACGCCCAAGTCAAAATCCTAACTTGGAACGTTGAAAACCTCGGCAGCTCTAAGTCAGACAGCACCATTACCTATATCGCCAACACAGTTAAAGATTTTGATATAGTCGCCTTGCAAGAAGTAGTTGCCGGCTACGGCGGTGCTCAAGCGGTTGCCAAACTAGCTGACGAACTCAACCGTAAAGGCGCCAAATGGGATTATGCTATTAGTGACCCAACGAGTAGCTCAGCCTACAAAACAGAGCGTTATGCTTTTCTTTGGAAAACGGCTAAAGTTAGATTGGTTAATAAACCTTGGTTGGAGGAAAAATTCAGTTTGTTAATTGACCGTGAACCCTATTATGCCACGTTTGAATACAATAAAAGACAATTCACCTTAGCTAATTTCCATGCTATAACCAAAAGCAAACAACCCGAAACTGAGATTAAACATTTCAAAAACCTTCCTTTGCAATACCCCAATTTAAATATTGTTTTTGTAGGTGATTTTAATTGCCCACAATCACACACTGTTTTCAATCCATTAAAAAAGATGGGATACAAACCTGCTTTTGAAAACCAAAAGACATCACTAAAAAAGAGCTGTGAAAATAATAATTGTCTTTCCAATGAATTTGATAACCTCTGGTACAATAGCACTAAAATAGCGGTAAAGAACCCCAAAGCCATTCATTTCTATAAAGATTTTAATGATTTTGCCAAAGCCAAAGCCGTTTCAGACCACATTCCTTTGTCACTGGAGTTAGAAATTAAGTAA
- a CDS encoding AAA family ATPase gives MIKRIENISNFGIYKNFNWNSISGLVDFSQKNLFYGWNYSGKTTLSRIFSSLQNKKIFDSYSSGDFKIITDTNSFNKSNLETFPFKLLVFNSDYIKENLKWELDNNINAIFFEVGEKAKISEKINVLEREILKINGSDEVKGEREKFNNDINAFEIFEDNLFTNESRRIKNEVFSSLIEFNKGHFKKQLSLVAQNISSFNLKKDEIERLNKIVKIEKPKPEIDTVVFDFQINYLIDEVNKMLISEPSKQDVLQILDNSSDAFQWVKKGLEINKEDEKCLFCDNIISKNRIDILNRYYQNQAAKLRNSSQLILERIKVEKESLKNINFPKSIQEINDGYQEQYAKSKKVIDKEITKYIKELVKAENLLSQKIENKIYEKVHPLNNYDIASIQKAAENINEILNQNNKFSREFDDLIQSERNKYINHLVGRFLKENQYLSKQLKYEKSLKEIEKLNAKIDTNQKEIERLKALRNSAEEGSLQFDYFIQSFLGKEDIRIKYNESVQKYNLYRGDEIAKHLSEGEKMAISFSHYLVTLKSLELKNELKDTILFIDDPISSLDGNHIFQINALLKDFLYKKVDDPNNVNQKMWIQKCKQLFISTHNYEFFNLLKEMPTQKGYRYKRDESRYFISRKLNESGIVNLPKVYDDFKSEYHYLFKLITEFSAESTSENVLIMPNVLRRFLEIYTLAKYPSTEEVDDRATEIWNTEISKRICKPFHYFSHFNNIDRIGQHSELLADISQSCKELIKQLKKDKTHYKALQATL, from the coding sequence ATGATTAAAAGGATTGAAAATATTTCAAATTTTGGCATTTACAAAAATTTCAATTGGAACTCAATTTCTGGTTTGGTAGATTTTAGCCAAAAAAACTTATTCTATGGTTGGAACTATTCTGGAAAGACTACACTATCAAGGATCTTTAGCTCACTTCAAAACAAAAAAATATTTGATAGTTATTCTTCAGGTGATTTTAAAATTATAACTGACACAAATTCTTTTAATAAAAGTAATTTAGAGACATTTCCTTTTAAACTATTGGTTTTCAATTCTGACTACATAAAAGAAAACTTAAAATGGGAACTTGACAATAATATAAATGCCATTTTCTTTGAAGTTGGTGAAAAAGCAAAAATTTCAGAAAAAATTAATGTGTTAGAACGGGAAATTTTAAAAATAAATGGAAGTGATGAAGTAAAAGGAGAACGGGAAAAATTTAATAATGATATTAATGCTTTTGAAATTTTTGAAGACAATCTATTTACAAATGAATCAAGAAGAATTAAAAATGAGGTGTTCTCAAGTCTAATTGAGTTTAACAAAGGGCATTTCAAAAAACAGTTGTCACTCGTTGCACAAAATATAAGCAGCTTCAATTTAAAAAAGGATGAAATTGAAAGGCTAAATAAAATTGTGAAAATTGAGAAACCAAAACCTGAAATTGATACAGTTGTTTTTGATTTTCAAATAAACTATCTAATTGATGAAGTAAACAAAATGTTAATTTCAGAACCTAGTAAACAAGACGTTTTGCAAATATTAGATAATAGTTCAGATGCTTTTCAATGGGTTAAAAAAGGATTAGAAATAAACAAGGAAGATGAAAAATGTTTGTTCTGTGATAATATCATTTCTAAAAATAGAATTGATATTCTTAATAGATATTATCAAAATCAAGCTGCTAAACTAAGAAATTCCTCTCAGCTAATACTAGAAAGAATTAAGGTAGAAAAAGAAAGTTTGAAGAATATAAATTTTCCCAAAAGTATTCAAGAAATTAATGATGGATATCAAGAACAATATGCAAAATCAAAAAAAGTTATAGATAAAGAGATTACAAAATATATTAAAGAATTAGTAAAGGCAGAGAATCTACTAAGCCAAAAAATTGAAAATAAAATTTACGAGAAAGTTCATCCTTTAAACAATTATGATATTGCTTCCATCCAAAAAGCAGCAGAAAATATTAACGAAATATTAAATCAGAATAACAAATTTTCTAGAGAATTCGACGATCTGATTCAATCTGAAAGAAACAAATATATTAATCATCTAGTTGGACGGTTTTTAAAAGAAAATCAATATCTATCGAAACAACTAAAATATGAGAAGTCATTAAAAGAAATTGAAAAACTAAATGCTAAAATAGATACTAATCAAAAGGAAATTGAAAGATTAAAGGCCCTGAGGAATAGTGCAGAAGAAGGCAGTTTACAATTCGATTATTTCATTCAAAGTTTTTTAGGGAAAGAAGATATTAGAATTAAATATAACGAAAGTGTACAAAAATACAATCTATATAGAGGTGATGAAATAGCAAAACATTTAAGTGAAGGTGAAAAAATGGCAATTTCATTTTCACATTATTTAGTTACCCTTAAAAGTCTTGAATTAAAAAATGAACTAAAAGACACAATTTTATTTATTGATGATCCTATTTCAAGTTTAGATGGAAATCATATTTTTCAAATAAATGCATTATTGAAAGACTTTTTATATAAGAAAGTAGATGACCCTAATAATGTTAATCAAAAAATGTGGATTCAGAAATGCAAACAACTATTTATATCGACTCATAACTATGAATTCTTTAATCTTTTAAAGGAAATGCCAACTCAAAAAGGTTATAGATATAAACGTGATGAATCAAGATATTTTATTTCTAGAAAATTAAATGAATCAGGAATTGTAAATCTTCCAAAAGTTTATGATGATTTTAAATCAGAATATCATTATCTTTTTAAGTTAATTACTGAGTTCAGTGCTGAATCTACTTCGGAGAACGTTCTTATTATGCCAAATGTTTTAAGAAGATTTTTAGAAATTTATACTCTTGCAAAATATCCTAGTACTGAAGAAGTAGATGATAGAGCTACTGAAATATGGAATACTGAAATTTCTAAAAGAATTTGTAAACCTTTCCACTATTTCAGTCACTTTAACAATATTGACAGAATTGGTCAACATAGCGAATTACTAGCTGATATAAGTCAATCTTGTAAGGAACTCATTAAGCAACTCAAAAAGGATAAAACACACTATAAAGCGTTACAAGCAACATTATAA
- a CDS encoding WYL domain-containing protein — MKNIIIEAGRNLKTILIDYTEKDGSNEGWREVEPYSFREKNGVYFFYGFDIKKNGIRGFLFDSINDVQITENSFKPRWEVEF, encoded by the coding sequence ATGAAAAATATAATTATCGAAGCAGGTCGGAACTTAAAAACTATATTAATAGATTATACAGAAAAAGATGGTTCTAATGAAGGCTGGAGAGAAGTTGAACCATACAGTTTTAGAGAGAAAAATGGAGTTTATTTTTTTTATGGTTTTGACATTAAGAAGAATGGAATCAGAGGATTTTTATTTGATTCAATAAATGATGTACAGATTACTGAAAATAGTTTTAAACCGAGGTGGGAAGTTGAATTTTAA
- a CDS encoding 3'-5' exonuclease, with amino-acid sequence MYLFFDTETTGLPRDWKAPVTDLNNWPRLVQLAFLQYDNNGNKISEGDFIIKPNGFMIPKESSDIHGITHEKALNEGVDLQSVLNHFHSLINNSETLVAHNMSFDEKIMGSEFLRSGMNNSIPAKKKICTMQSTTNFCKIEGYYGYKWPKLSELHYKLFNFDFDEAHNAAVDINATAKCFWELRRQGII; translated from the coding sequence ATGTATTTATTCTTTGACACAGAAACAACAGGTTTGCCCAGAGATTGGAAAGCACCTGTAACAGATTTAAACAATTGGCCTAGATTGGTTCAGTTAGCTTTTTTACAATACGACAATAATGGTAATAAAATTTCAGAAGGAGATTTTATCATTAAACCTAATGGATTTATGATACCAAAAGAATCCTCTGATATTCATGGAATTACTCATGAAAAAGCGCTGAATGAAGGTGTTGATTTACAAAGTGTTTTAAATCATTTTCATTCTCTTATAAATAATTCAGAAACATTAGTGGCTCATAATATGAGTTTTGATGAAAAAATTATGGGTTCAGAATTCTTACGATCCGGTATGAATAATAGCATACCCGCAAAAAAGAAAATTTGCACTATGCAAAGCACTACAAACTTTTGTAAAATAGAGGGCTACTATGGCTACAAATGGCCAAAATTATCAGAGTTACATTATAAATTGTTTAACTTTGATTTTGATGAAGCACATAATGCTGCTGTAGATATTAACGCTACTGCAAAATGTTTTTGGGAGTTAAGAAGGCAAGGTATAATTTAA
- a CDS encoding HNH endonuclease signature motif containing protein, translating into MNRKHSTDRNGAPWSEETKQLIWNKATTIPNYPPELWRRDLCGFAIRYTDHGDRDSMYGWEIDHIYPVAMGGNDDLNNLQVLNWKNNAEKGDSLIWSCPR; encoded by the coding sequence ATGAACAGAAAACACAGTACAGACCGTAATGGCGCACCTTGGTCAGAGGAAACCAAGCAATTAATATGGAACAAGGCCACAACCATTCCCAATTATCCGCCCGAATTATGGCGAAGAGACCTTTGTGGCTTTGCCATTCGATATACAGACCATGGCGATAGAGACTCTATGTATGGTTGGGAGATTGACCATATTTACCCGGTAGCTATGGGAGGCAATGATGATTTAAATAATCTTCAAGTCCTCAACTGGAAAAATAATGCCGAAAAAGGAGACAGCCTTATTTGGTCGTGTCCCCGATAA
- a CDS encoding response regulator → MFKRVLVAEDIDSINIAVMQTLTDLQIEHIDHVKYCDDALLKIKKGLNSGEPYDLFISDLSFEPDHREVRIQSGDVAIEQIRVLQPEIKIIVYSIEDKGFKIKSLLEQSKVNAYVHKGRHSIDQLKAAILQVSKSDEIYLSPHLAHVLRDKSTREIDDFDVELIKQLSIGITQDELENRFKELGITPNSKSTIEKRLSKLKDHFRANNTVHLIAIAKDLGIA, encoded by the coding sequence ATGTTTAAAAGAGTATTAGTTGCCGAAGATATTGACAGTATTAATATAGCCGTAATGCAAACCTTAACCGATTTGCAAATCGAGCATATTGACCATGTTAAATATTGTGACGATGCGCTACTCAAGATAAAAAAAGGGCTCAACAGCGGCGAACCCTATGACCTTTTTATTTCGGATTTATCCTTTGAACCCGATCACCGAGAAGTTCGAATCCAATCGGGCGATGTGGCTATTGAGCAAATCCGTGTGCTCCAACCCGAAATCAAGATTATTGTTTATTCTATAGAAGACAAAGGCTTCAAAATAAAATCGTTATTGGAACAAAGCAAAGTGAATGCATATGTCCACAAAGGACGCCACAGTATCGACCAATTAAAAGCGGCTATTTTGCAAGTCTCAAAAAGTGATGAGATTTATTTGTCACCCCATTTGGCCCACGTTCTAAGAGACAAATCCACCAGAGAAATTGATGATTTTGATGTGGAATTGATCAAGCAACTATCCATAGGGATCACCCAAGACGAATTGGAAAACCGATTCAAAGAGTTAGGCATCACCCCCAATAGTAAAAGTACTATTGAAAAAAGATTGAGCAAACTCAAAGACCACTTCAGAGCCAACAATACGGTTCATCTTATTGCTATTGCTAAAGACTTAGGAATAGCGTAA